A window from Primulina huaijiensis isolate GDHJ02 chromosome 13, ASM1229523v2, whole genome shotgun sequence encodes these proteins:
- the LOC140991397 gene encoding uncharacterized protein isoform X3, producing the protein MTEQLPVHWSPATRDALVKVNMEAPVSGDNVVPAGGFGATNDISSSVSCAGGFTDMEAHLQNDQEYGDLDGKNSGPSTSVEDIPEVCEIDFKGNENVGEHVTLPGDSCEAIYMETSPTADEVLRAGGFGATDDISSFLPVASDFTDFEAHIRDVEDYEDLEKETVRPGLGWTNDST; encoded by the coding sequence ATGACTGAACAGCTACCTGTGCATTGGTCTCCGGCAACTAGAGATGCTTTGGTCAAAGTGAATATGGAAGCTCCTGTTTCTGGTGATAACGTTGTACCTGCTGGAGGCTTTGGAGCTACAAATGATATAAGCAGTAGCGTTTCATGTGCTGGTGGTTTCACCGATATGGAGGCCCATCTGCAAAATGACCAAGAATATGGAGATTTAGATGGTAAAAATTCTGGACCGTCTACTTCTGTTGAAGACATTCCAGAAGTTTGTGAAATTGATTTCAAAGGCAATGAGAACGTTGGGGAGCATGTGACCCTACCTGGAGATTCTTGTGAAGCAATATATATGGAAACTTCTCCCACAGCTGACGAAGTTTTAAGGGCTGGAGGATTTGGAGCTACGGATGATATCAGTAGTTTCCTTCCAGTTGCAAGTGATTTCACTGATTTTGAGGCCCATATTCGTGATGTTGAAGATTATGAAGATTTAGAGAAAGAAACTGTGCGGCCTGGTCTTGGCTGGACTAATGATTCAACATGA
- the LOC140991397 gene encoding uncharacterized protein isoform X1: protein MRSPVIECCRGNGAKWVICIGGKWSLKTNGEVDMTEQLPVHWSPATRDALVKVNMEAPVSGDNVVPAGGFGATNDISSSVSCAGGFTDMEAHLQNDQEYGDLDGKNSGPSTSVEDIPEVCEIDFKGNENVGEHVTLPGDSCEAIYMETSPTADEVLRAGGFGATDDISSFLPVASDFTDFEAHIRDVEDYEDLEKETVRPGLGWTNDST, encoded by the exons ATGCGGAGTCCTGTCATTGAATGTTGTCGTGGAAATGGTGCAAAATGGGTAATCTGTATAGGTGGC AAGTGGAGCCTGAAGACAAACGGTGAGGTGGATATGACTGAACAGCTACCTGTGCATTGGTCTCCGGCAACTAGAGATGCTTTGGTCAAAGTGAATATGGAAGCTCCTGTTTCTGGTGATAACGTTGTACCTGCTGGAGGCTTTGGAGCTACAAATGATATAAGCAGTAGCGTTTCATGTGCTGGTGGTTTCACCGATATGGAGGCCCATCTGCAAAATGACCAAGAATATGGAGATTTAGATGGTAAAAATTCTGGACCGTCTACTTCTGTTGAAGACATTCCAGAAGTTTGTGAAATTGATTTCAAAGGCAATGAGAACGTTGGGGAGCATGTGACCCTACCTGGAGATTCTTGTGAAGCAATATATATGGAAACTTCTCCCACAGCTGACGAAGTTTTAAGGGCTGGAGGATTTGGAGCTACGGATGATATCAGTAGTTTCCTTCCAGTTGCAAGTGATTTCACTGATTTTGAGGCCCATATTCGTGATGTTGAAGATTATGAAGATTTAGAGAAAGAAACTGTGCGGCCTGGTCTTGGCTGGACTAATGATTCAACATGA
- the LOC140991397 gene encoding uncharacterized protein isoform X2 translates to MRSPVIECCRGNGAKWIREKWSLKTNGEVDMTEQLPVHWSPATRDALVKVNMEAPVSGDNVVPAGGFGATNDISSSVSCAGGFTDMEAHLQNDQEYGDLDGKNSGPSTSVEDIPEVCEIDFKGNENVGEHVTLPGDSCEAIYMETSPTADEVLRAGGFGATDDISSFLPVASDFTDFEAHIRDVEDYEDLEKETVRPGLGWTNDST, encoded by the exons ATGCGGAGTCCTGTCATTGAATGTTGTCGTGGAAATGGTGCAAAATGG ATAAGAGAGAAGTGGAGCCTGAAGACAAACGGTGAGGTGGATATGACTGAACAGCTACCTGTGCATTGGTCTCCGGCAACTAGAGATGCTTTGGTCAAAGTGAATATGGAAGCTCCTGTTTCTGGTGATAACGTTGTACCTGCTGGAGGCTTTGGAGCTACAAATGATATAAGCAGTAGCGTTTCATGTGCTGGTGGTTTCACCGATATGGAGGCCCATCTGCAAAATGACCAAGAATATGGAGATTTAGATGGTAAAAATTCTGGACCGTCTACTTCTGTTGAAGACATTCCAGAAGTTTGTGAAATTGATTTCAAAGGCAATGAGAACGTTGGGGAGCATGTGACCCTACCTGGAGATTCTTGTGAAGCAATATATATGGAAACTTCTCCCACAGCTGACGAAGTTTTAAGGGCTGGAGGATTTGGAGCTACGGATGATATCAGTAGTTTCCTTCCAGTTGCAAGTGATTTCACTGATTTTGAGGCCCATATTCGTGATGTTGAAGATTATGAAGATTTAGAGAAAGAAACTGTGCGGCCTGGTCTTGGCTGGACTAATGATTCAACATGA